ggaacatcgtgcaatgtgggttgtgtttcactgttctaccgatactacaatggaatgtgatctgcagaaattagggaacttgttcccgaaacccgcaGTATTTTACGCAATACACGTTCTTCCGTAAGGGTTCATCAATTCGTGGTCGACCGGATCTCAGAACACATTACAGGGATAATTCGTTCGTAGCCGTAcagtccgtatgtggaataaccTTCCTgctgatttctttttttttcactttcatcctgcctcccataacctattttcatAGTTCCAACATAATGAGCTCTGGTCCTTTGATTAATCACACTTCATAATTTGTATGACCATAAGGAACCTGTTTTAACAAAgctttaacaaatttggaacGGGTGAGGTCCGATGCCTGGTCGAAAAATGTTGTTTTCTCATTTccatacttttttatttaaaattttcatttcatatttttcacacttctttaacaaatattttcttattgtcCAGGCGCAAATCCATCACTGGCAACTGGAAAACTAATCAGGGTTCAGCTATGCTGGAACAAATTACCCtaactgaaaaatataaatcCTGGGTGGATGAGGTAAGTAaaacaattaagtaaattcttatttatatttagatgaaAGCAAATGCAgcccaaacaaatttattagtaaaCAGATATTATTCAGTTGACAATATTTGGGAGAGTGATCATTCCGGAGCAAAGATGAAATTGCCATGGAAACAAATAAGTTATAAAAGATCGTTGCTCTAGACATTACCTTAAAGagctaaaataataaatttttgttctaattctattaaaatatattcaatctATGAAAATGTCTTCGTTAAAGATTCTCATTTAGTATTTCTTATTAATATTCTCACTCAGATCTCTGAACTTTTTGGTGGCATGGAGGTATGCGGAGTCTCCGTAGTCGTGGGCAAAGATGGTCGCGAGTATATAATCAAAGCCTCAGACAGTACATTCGCTTTAATGGGAGACTCGCAAGAAGATGATCGTAGACAAATTTGTGATCTGGTTACTTCTCGTATGCAGGTaactaaatacaaacaaaacaaataaaaattatatttaaataatttgaaattcctTCCAGAATGTCTGTCGGCCCGGCATGAACCAGCAAACGACTGGTGGTAACTATGGTAAATTACCATCACGCTCTTCGGTGTCATCGCGTGGCCAAAGTCCTACCGATGAAATGGGCCCACCTCCTGTGGCACCCACAGGACCCAGACCAGCTCCCATGGGTGGACCACCACCAATACCAGAGCGCACTTCACCTGCTGTCGGCTCAATTGGACGTCTCAGCAGCCGCAGCAGTATTTCGGAAGTTCCCGAAGAGAATGGAGCTTCTACTGCCAGTGCTCCGGCTGGTGGTTTGACAAGACGTGATTCCCAGACATCACAGGCTTCGAATATATCGTCTGCTTCCAGGGTCGGCCAACGTCCTCCGCAAACTCAGACCTCAGTAGTTGAGGATGCGGAGGACACCATGAAGAACCTTAGAAAGACCTTTGCGGGCATATTTGGTGACATGTAGGAATTAGCCAACAAAAAACGCGGAAGAACAGCGAGCGAATCGGGTCATAGCATGACTGGTGAGAGCGGCAGCGGTAGTGGCAGTGCACCTACCACAGGCGTAGGTGGCATAAGCGTCAGTGGTCTCACCAGTGCCGGTAGCTCGTTCTTGGGCAAGCAATTCTCGTTTACATCTGGAAAATCGAGCACTTCGGCTTCGTCGGGTCTGGGTGATTCTGTGATCTCCACACAACCCTCACCGAAACCCGCCGAGAAACCGGTCGATGCTCGTTCGGACACCTCGTCCACTTCCACACTCACAGCCGGCAGTGTGAGTTCCAGCAGCAAGCCCTCTTCCAGCGTTTTAGACACATACGAACAGGAATCTAAATACAAACCAGTCACCAATTTTGAGCCACAAGAGCGTGTCAATCCCTTCGATAAGGGTGCCATGAAAACCAGCACGACCACCACAACCATTGGAGGTGTCTCCACAACATCTTCATCTTCGATTTCTTCGTCGTCTATTTCCTCGCGCATAAATGCTCGTACGGACAGCACTTTCAAGTCGCCGCCACCACCATCAAGACCACCGCCACCACCTCCTCAAAATGCATCGATTGCTACTAATTCCAGTACCACCTATCAGAGTTCGACGGCTTCTAACAAGGACAAGACCAGCTACATCTATGGCAGTTCCACTTCCATCGAAACCATAACACGCATGGACACAACAACAGCTACCGGTAATACGGTAAGCAATGCCACAGCCTCCACCAGTCTGGGCTACAGCAGCCAGAGTCCTACAAACACCAAGTTGAGAAATGACCCAGCAAACACCAGCAGTGACTGGAGAACTGCTATCACTGCTCCGTTAAGCACTGGCATACGATCGGCCAGCGTTTACAGTGCCCCGGCAGCGGTCACCCTACCAGCCACCGCTAGTGAAGATGCTCAATCAACAGCAGCCGCCTCGAATGGTTACAATGCCACAACTGAATTGCCGTCGTACACACGACCCTCGTACTCAAGATCCGAAAGCAATGGTAATTATCTAGCCGTGGGTGTATTGCTGGTCAGCCTTACACTACGAAAATCCTAAATGTTCATCCATAACTTCAAATATATAGGTCCACATCTTCATTTCAACCCTCAACCAGCGTATCAACCACcaccatcatcaacatcatcatcaccattaTACAACTTCATTCGCATTGATCCATAAACGAAAAACAAACATCCTTTCtgttacctatttttttttcatttcaaaaccaCACAATCAACTATATCGCGATCAATTATTCCCTTTTGAAAAGTCTTCAAAACGTTTTATTCCAACGCATGAACCTTGAGAATGTCTTTGAACCGACAAATTAATGTGTTTCTTAGTTAAATCGCAtgaacaaattaaagaaaatcccCAAATCGCGTTACTaataaatcaattaattaaATGGTGTCAATTAACCAAACAATCGACCAATCAGCCTGTCTGCCTGCCATTCATCATTATGTTACTACTTACTCCCCATTTGAATTCTATTCCATGTTTTCGTTAAATTGTCAATGAGTGCTgcgttattttgaaattttgtatttttttttgtttaattattttttgtgtaaagaGTTAAATACTCCTCTATATGATACTTATAAATAGAACAAGTATAGAAGGTCAAGTGTCAGTTATTGAGTATTTGAAGAGAATCTACTCGTAAAAAAGACCCATAGACAGACCATACAAGTGGTTAAACGATGATCCACTGTttagttgaatttttttgtaagttcattgaattttttgtaacaattgctcaataatttttttctcttaaaagcAATCAAAACagcattaaatacaaattattgcatccaaactaataaaaaacaatataaacagtatgtatttataatataataaatacaacagTAAAATAGTTAAAACTTATAAAATACATAACAAATTGCAAATATTGCACGTTGGGATGAGAACTCACACATAATCACCGCTTTTAATGTACTTCttatactataaaaaaatatatatttaaacaaaaattctatgacaaacattttaaatttattaggtCAAGATCGTTTAAATGTATCGATCGTTGTATGTTTAGTAGATTGTTTTCGTTTATTAATCTTGAAATGAATGTTTTCAAGAAATCCTTTGATATTTGAAATAGGGTTTTAGAAGCAAAAACCTACGACTACATCGATTTgttacccaaaatatataaaaaatgaatttagtTTTGGAGAACCCAGATAATGTAAATTCACTCAAATACTAGAAATACTTTCTGCAttgtctacacgcagagaaaaatataattgggcatggttactgtaaccattgaaatagtgttacaagattttgaacaatattatagtcacagtaactatttacatgattgtggtaaccataatatggttaatttatgattcacatgattgtatcaaccatatatatggttacagtaaacaaatatatgtttgtggcaaccatatttatgatgaataattttatcataatatggtgctatcagattatgataagccttaagccgagagtaacataatatgataagtccttcatcatatgaatggttgtcacaaacatacatatatttgtttactgtaacaatatatatggttgatacaatcatgtgaatcgtaaattaaccatattatggttaccacaatcatgtaaatggttaaaattttttctatgcgTGTATGTTTTAAGAATCACCAAAATCAGACAGTGCTAGTGAAATATATCATTCATATTGATAGTTCTAATGATGTCTTAGTTGTaagtacaaacaaatttttttcagggATGTCTATTTTAGTGTGGGCGTggcattaaatttgaaaatattgctttGATACTACATTGCATACATATACAATAAATCAAACAAAAGATATTTCAAAAGCATGTTCAACAAAGAATAACGCATGTTTAAAGTTTGGATCGACAATGGGACAATTATTGTTTAATCCGACTATTTCGAGGTATaataatataccaggttattgtttgagaaaaaaagaaatacgttggaataagtaaattgtttgtctctttacacatatttaccgttataacgggaaaaataaccaaataaagcagcattacatacatttaacatacccgcgtaaaggcagccttgccggttagagggttaacagatatattaaaaattaacagattTTCACATACAAAAATGGTTCCTCATACGAAATGGTTAAAAGATTTACATGTTTAAGCggtaaacaattttcatattgggtgtatgactcgggattgtttcaaatttatagcttctaatttgaaacatttgtacaatataaatttattcaaagtcttGGCCATTGTTGgatatgaacttttcccatatAAGGATGCCGaacaaaataactgctcatattttgaggccaagaacgaattaagccaatTCGTTCGTACACTGTTccagagagagagcgttctgcatcgatagaaacaaatattattcGTACGGGGCAAGGTGACgcgaaacttcccaaccacttctttataaatagtttttaataggtattgcaacatgtggccgagtgttggcatgatggaatattacggtttcatgcctggccgcatattctgggcgtttgcTAACAATGCTCGCTTAGCAGCTCATAaaagataggacccttttggtcccaccaaatacatagcattaacttagagccatggatacttggctttggtgtcgattcggctagttggccgggcttcacataagaTTCGGGGcaataatgattttcttttatagcgttcaagcatcatttcggacacgCAAAGTCGTTTTAAAGGTATctcagcttttggatgaatcctgctgcttgcaattgctgattgagtagctctcaatgactttagttttacaacaatcttcatggagtaatgcctccaattcttggtcttcaaacttttttagctggcctgggcaatctttgtcttccgtgtcttCTGAACCGCATGTTAAAACCGTCGTATGTGGGAAGCAAAGCACTCTCAAATGTTATTTTATACTGAATAATGAATTCGTAAAGCgcaataaattatttgtaataataggATTCAGTAACTAACCTTACAATCATCACACAGTTGTCAAATATATGTTTGACTTCTAAGACCCTTTCGTGTTCATATTCTATACATCAAAagcagttttatttaaatttattatttaattgcttttatttatttcttcaccGCCCATTCACAACAGCTTTCATCTCATCtcaagatattttatttattatttttctattcaatTTTATGCTTTTGTATTTTGAACTGCACTTATgttataaaatcaaattaaaaaaatatttttactactgCACAAATTGGCTTAGAAATTGCGGCACTCTCAAGTAAATATtgtcaattcaaaataaattctacGATTTTTAGCTGTGTCAATAATAATTCAAGAATACTTAACAAAAATGAAACAAAGTTAGAAAAATTACTATATTTCCCCACTCAAATTCTTAAGATGGTGGATCAGCGCTGGTTAATATGTTACCTgagttaataaacaaataattacttcTTTGAGCTATATTTTCACTATTTGAGTTGATCATA
The nucleotide sequence above comes from Calliphora vicina chromosome 1, idCalVici1.1, whole genome shotgun sequence. Encoded proteins:
- the Syn gene encoding LOW QUALITY PROTEIN: synapsin (The sequence of the model RefSeq protein was modified relative to this genomic sequence to represent the inferred CDS: substituted 1 base at 1 genomic stop codon), yielding MPPPQPPGAGAIPPQPQGAAPDFSLSFGKNTATTAAAATTAAATGAAVPPRGVSAPTSPAKSRESLLQRVQSLTGAARDQGASILGAAVQSATRSPAFNKDKYFTLLVLDDHNTDWSKYFRGKRLHGDYDIRVEQAEFRDITLHASAESGPVVTMEVYRGDSRIPRMFRPDFVLIRQPPRDGSNDYRSTILGLKYGGVPSINSLHSIYQFQDKPWVFAHLQQLQRRMGKDAFPLIEQSFFPSAKYLLNWTKFPCVLKAGHCHGGMATARFENQMGLQDAAGLVTGTGFEGHCYCTIEPYIDAKFDVHIQKIGNNYKAFMRKSITGNWKTNQGSAMLEQITLTEKYKSWVDEISELFGGMEVCGVSVVVGKDGREYIIKASDSTFALMGDSQEDDRRQICDLVTSRMQNVCRPGMNQQTTGGNYGKLPSRSSVSSRGQSPTDEMGPPPVAPTGPRPAPMGGPPPIPERTSPAVGSIGRLSSRSSISEVPEENGASTASAPAGGLTRRDSQTSQASNISSASRVGQRPPQTQTSVVEDAEDTMKNLRKTFAGIFGDMXELANKKRGRTASESGHSMTGESGSGSGSAPTTGVGGISVSGLTSAGSSFLGKQFSFTSGKSSTSASSGLGDSVISTQPSPKPAEKPVDARSDTSSTSTLTAGSVSSSSKPSSSVLDTYEQESKYKPVTNFEPQERVNPFDKGAMKTSTTTTTIGGVSTTSSSSISSSSISSRINARTDSTFKSPPPPSRPPPPPPQNASIATNSSTTYQSSTASNKDKTSYIYGSSTSIETITRMDTTTATGNTVSNATASTSLGYSSQSPTNTKLRNDPANTSSDWRTAITAPLSTGIRSASVYSAPAAVTLPATASEDAQSTAAASNGYNATTELPSYTRPSYSRSESNGSNSMNKSSDLDIIFGDSQPPLGNGKFTRSGGSLSDAELIFGTPSSAYKTDRFGTSKSMSVTSDRTSSYGPTNSTANNYKIYEGIQNAAFSDFSDVKTTDSNSSIPAYNSWRNSNKHLEEEDDLDLK